ATCGTCGAACGGGTGATGCAGGCTATCGGCCGACAGCTGGAAAGCTGATGGCGTCGCCAAAACTCACCACCGGCTGCGTTTCTGCAACCGGCTCGCGGCTTCGAAATTGACGTAAAAAAGCCCCCCGCTTTCGCGGAGGGCTTTTTTGTCAGGCAACGTCTTTGAGTTCGACCCGCTTGCGGCGCTTTTGGCGGATGTCGCCGAGGAAATCAAGGAGGCAGGCGTTGAACTGTTCGGGCTGTTCAAGATTGACCAGATGCCCCGTTTCGGCAAATTCCAGACCGATTCCCAGGGGAACCCCTTTGGCCAGCTGCTCACCGTGCTCCGGGTTGACCAGGGTGTCGCGATCACCGGAAATCACCAGGGTCGGCTGGAAAAATTCGCGGATCCCTAAACTGTGATCCTTGCGGTCGCGGATCGCCTGCAAACCCCAGATCAGGCTGCGGGTATCGACCAGTTCCAGCCACTCCCGCAGGGTGGCGGCTAGTTCGGGTCGGCGCGTTCCGCCCCCCTCTCCCAGCAGCTCTGAAGACAGCACCGCCAGAACCTCCTCCCGGTTCCCCGCCGCGAGCTTATCCACGAGCTCCGAACGACGAACCTTTTCGAGGATGTCGTCTGTGCGGACGCGACTCGACACGAAGCAGGCGCCGGCGACCTTGTCGGGATGCTTCTCCAGAAGTTGCAGCAGAATCGAACCGCCCATGCCGAAACCGCAGAAGGCCGCGCGACCAATCCCCAGATAACCGAGGAGGGCAACCAGATCGGCGGCCAGATGGCCCAAGGTCCAGCCTTTGGCCGGCACCTGGCTTTCACCGAAGCCGCGGAGATCGGGAACGATCACTCGATAACCGGACCGAACCAGTTCCGCCGTCTGCGGCTGCCACATGCGCCGGTCAAGGGGGAATCCGTGAACCAATACAACCGCCGGACCCGCGCCGAAATCGTCATAGGCCAGGGAAATTCCGTGGATGGTTGCCTGCATGGGCGATCTCCTTTGCATGCTATTTGATGGGGACAGGATCAAGACTAAATTCGATTGGCTCCTCCGCCTAGCGGCTGGTGGAGCGCTCAATGATCTGCCGAATGATAAGTTCGGCGCCGGCTGCCAGGGCGGCAAAGCCACTGGCCAGACCGGAAAGGTTGGCTAGACGACTCAGCGCCGGAGTTGCGGTCACTTCGCCCAGGAAGTAAAGACCGAAGTAGCCAAGGAGGAGAAAGAACATCCCGCGCACTAACCGGCTGACCTTGACCGCACTTGCCAGCAACAGGCCGGAAAAAGCTCCCCAGAAGAGGAGATAGGCCGAGAGAACCACCCCTTGCGGCAGGGTACCGAGACCGGCTTCGGGCAACACCAGCAAACCGACGAGGGAGAGCCAGAAAAGGCCGAAAGAGACAAAAGTAATCGCGCCGAAGACATTCTGCTTTTGCCATTCCATCAGGCCGACGACGATCTGCGAGAGACCGCCGTACCCTACCCCCATCGCCAGGATCACCGGCGCGACGGGAAAGAGGCCGGCGGAAAAAAGATTGACGAGGATGGCGCAGAGACCGAAACCGAAAAGGCCGGAAGAGGTGATGTTGGACTCGGTGACGGAAATCAGATCGGTACGACTGAGATGGGATGTATTGAGCATGGGGACCTCCAAGGGGCGGACGAATATGATTGGCTGTCTGTCGTCTTTTTTAAGAGCAATTCGTATACCATTGTTTTAGTTATTTTCTAATTTTTTTATTTCTTAGTATTATCGGGATATTACAAACGGCAAAAACCATAAAAGAGAGATTTTACAGACGAATGGATTTTGCACGAATGCGAACCAGATAACGCAAAACACACCCTATCGGCTCCCAGGAGTCTCTGAATAAAACGGAAAAATAACTTTTCCATAAAGATGACGGTTACTTGCAAGTGCCTTTGGGCTTTCTCTCAAAAAAATCAAAACAGCTTTATATATTTTGCATTTATGCGAAAGTGTTCCACCGGCAAAAGGATTGCGCGAAGCGGTCGTTCACGTATAATGCGCCACCATTTGATGCTTTCCAAAAGACATCATGCTTTAAGCAAAGAAAGGAATACGCCGATGACAAAACTGACCGGCAAGCAAGGACGTTTCCTCAAGGGCCTGGGTCATCACCTCAATCCGGTGGTGATGGTCGGCAAGGAAGAAGTCACTCCCGCCCTTTTGACTTCCCTGGACGAAGCCCTGACGGTGCATGAATTGATTAAGGTAAGGGTTCAGGAGGGGTGTGTGATGGACCGCAAGGAGGTTGCGGCCCTGCTGGCGAAAGAGAGTGGCGCGGCGGTGGTGCAGGTTCTTGGACGAACAATCCTGCTTTATCGCCCAGCGGAAGAACGGAAGATCGAACTTCCTTGATTGCACAAGGGGACAGAGGATAAACCGAAAAAACCTTCGTGAAAACGCTGGAGGAGCAGGCCTCGGTGCCAGCCCTCGTCCTAGGAAGAAATGAGTCGGGCAGCCACGGTCGGCTGCCCGACGATGTGTTTATTCAGCGGCCTAAACGTTTGCCGCCACTTCGCAGTCCGCCGCGCTGCGTTCCACCAGCATCTCGCGGATGCGTTCTGCCGGTACCGGGCGACTCATCAGAAATCCTTGATAGCGGTCGCAGTTCTGGTCACGCAAGAACTGACGCTGCGCCTCCGTCTCTACCCCTTCGGCCACCACCTCGAGACTCAACGTATGGGCCAGGGCGATGACCGCGCTGACGATGGAGGTGTCGTCTGAATCCTCGCCGATATCCTTGACGAAAGAACGGTCGATTTTCAGGGCGTGCAGCGGGAAGCGCTTGAGGTAGTTGAGGGAAGAATAGCCGGTACCGAAATCGTCGATGGAGATCTTCACCCCCAGAGACATCAGCCGCACCAGCTGATCGACGGTCGTTTCCATATTCTGCATGAGAATGCTCTCGGTGATTTCCAGTTCGAGGCATTCCGGATCGATCCCCGTCTCCTGCAGAATGCCCGCGACCACATCGGGGAGATCCTGCTGATGAAACTGGCGGGCGGAAAGATTCACGGCCACGCGGATCGGTGCCAGTCCGGCATGCTGCCAGGCCATGCACTGTTCGCAGGCGGTGCGCAACACCCAGCTGCCGATCGGCACGATCAGCCCCGTTTCCTCCGCCATGGGGATGAAATCTCCCGGGGGAATCATTCCCCGTTTGGGATGATTCCAACGCAGTAGCGCCTCGACCCCGTTAATCCGCTCCGAATCCATAAAATACTGCGGCTGGTAGTAAAGAACCAGTTCCTGCCTCTCCAGCGCTTTGCGCAGATCGTTCTCCAGACCCAAGCGGGTAATGGAAACATCGCTCATCTCCACTGCGAAGAATTGATAGTTGTTGCGTCCCATCTCCTTGGCGCGGTTCATGGCGGTATCGGCATTTTTCAGCAAGGTATCGACATCGTCGCCATCCTCAGGAGAAATGGCGATGCCGATGCTGGAAGCGACATGCAGGTCGTGCCCCTGGATCTTGAAGGGCGGGCGGAGGGAGTCGAGCACCTTGACCGCGATCTTGGCGGCATCTTGCTTGTTCGTGAGCCCCTGCAGCAGAATCATGAATTCGTCGCCGCCGAGACGGGCGATCAGGTCGCCATGACGGAGGCTGCGGGTCAGGCGGGTGGCGACCGCCTTGAGCAGTAGATCGCCGATGGCATGACCGAGGCTGTCGTTGATATTCTTGAAACGGTCCAGGTCAAGGAAAAGAACCGCACGAATCTCCGAGTGCTTCCGGGCCTGGACGAGAATCGGCGCCAACTGCTCGGCAAACATGCGCCGGTTGGGCAGTCCGGTGAGGGAATCATAGAGGGAGAGATAATCGACGGCTTCGCGGCTGAGCATCCCTTCCAGAGCGGCCGCCGCCCGCACAGCGAAGAGCTCCAACATGGCTTCGGCCAGGCGCTGTTTCTGGAGAGGTCCCTTGCCGGTCACCGCCATCACCCCATGCACCTTGCCGGAACAGTCGGTCAGGGCGATGCCGACGTAGCTGTCCACATCCAACTGCTCGGCGAGATGATCCATGGGGAAAAACTGCCGAAGCTGATCGACAACCAGCTCGCGCCCCTGCTTGACGGCGATACCGCAGGGAGTCCCTTCGAGTTCGAATTCAAAATTTTCCAGTAGCTGGCCATGGCCGAAGGCCGCGACCGTGCGCACTCGCCGTTCGCTTTCATCGCTGAAACGAGCGACGAAAGCATAATCAGCACCGGCTATTTCACTCAGACTGCGAACCAGCGTGGCAAAAAAGTCGCTGCCGCGAGCCGAACCGACATCCCGGATCATGCGGTAGAACTCATCCTGCTGGGCGTTGAGCGCGCGGAAAAAGCGGCCGACAAACCAAGCCAGGGCGAAGCTACTGAGAATGACCAGAAGAATGTCGAAGACGATTTCCAGGCGGGCCTGCTGCGTCGAATCCTCGTAGAAAAAACGGGGCAAATAGTTTGAGCTTAAAATCCAGAGGATCCCCAATCCGACATAGACCGCAACGATCCGCCGGATCAGCCCGGGGCTTCCATAAGGACGTAAGCGGCTAAGGGTAAACTTCATCGAACCCCCAAAAGGCGATAAGGATTCCGCCAAATGACTGAACCGGATGTCTCTCTCCGGTTGAAATCCATTTCTGCCATCCCTATCTAAGTTCTAACCAAATGAAAATACAGTCTTTCCCGGAACTTTATTTGATCACGGGTAAACGTTTTTAATCACTTGCAATTAACACGCCAGCAGGATTAAGCCCGCTCGTAGGGTTCATGGAAACGAATATATTCATCCATGGCGAAGCGGTCAGTCATACCGGCGACATAGTCACAGATGGAACGCTCCATACCGTGCTGGGGAAATTTGTCCTGGATTTCGTAGGGAAGCAGGGTCGGATGGCGGCGGTAGTTCTCGAAAAGGGACTCAAGGATGCGTTCGGCCTTGACCCGCATCCGTTCTACCTTGTAATGGCGATAGAGTTTGTTGCGCAGAAAGATCTTCAATTCGTTGTTTTTCAGGCGGATTTCGTCACTCAACCGGACCAGCCGACGGGGCTGGCGGCGAACTTCCTCCTGGGTCGTGATGCCCGCATGGCGCAGACCGTCTTCGGTCGTTCGCACCAGATCGTCGATCAACACGCCGATGAGATGGCTGATCGTCTGGTGAATATGCCGCTGGCGATCGAGCCCGGGAAACTTCCCCTCTACCCTCCGCCAGGTATCCCGCCACAGGGAAAGGGTGTCCAAATCCTCCAGCCCGATGTACCCCGCCTTCAGCCCGTCGTCGATGTCGTGGTTGTTGTAGGCGATTTCGTCGGCGAGATCGATGATTTGCGCTTCCAGGGTCGGGCGCAGTTTGGGATCGTATTCGGCGACGGATGCATCGGCCGCCTGGTCGTAGTCGGTGGAATGCTTGATGATCCCCTCGCGGGTTTCCCAGCAGAGATTGAGGCCGGTGAAGCCGGGATAGCGTTCTTCGAGAATTTCCACCACCCGCAGCGATTGCTGATTGTGCTCGAAGCCACCGAAATCGGCCATCAGACGGTTCAACACCTGCTCACCGGTGTGACCAAAGGGGGTATGACCGAGGTCGTGGGCCAGAGAGAGGGCCTCGACCAGATCCTCGTTGAGACGCAGTTGTCGGGCGATGCCCCGGCCGATCTGCGCCACTTCCAGGGAGTGGGTCAGGCGCGTGCGGTAGTAATCCCCCTCGTGATTGACGAAGACCTGGGTTTTGTATTCGAGACGACGGAAGGCGGCGCAATGGATGATGCGGTCCCGGTCCCGCTCGAAGGGCGGGCGATCGTCCTTGAACGGTTCGGAATGACGGCGGCCGCGGCTCTGGGACGCGCGGGCGGCATAGGGGGCGAGATCGGGGCGTTCCATGGCCGGCTCCTCTGAATATTCAAAAAATGGCATTAAACACTTTTTACCCCCATCCGTCAAGGCACAAAGACGGCTAAGTTCTTGACCTTGCTGGGGGATCGTGCTAGTTTTTCCCGAAACTTACGAGATTTAAACGGATTAATCACAGGGACGGATCTGCGCATGCGCATCATCAGCGGGACGGCGAAAGGAAAACGCCTGACGACCTTTGCCGGCGAGGCCATCCGTCCGACTCCCGACAAGGTGCGCGGCGCCATCTTCAGTATGCTCTACAGCCGCCTCGGCCCCCTGGAAGGGATGAAGGTCCTCGACCTCTTCGCCGGCACTGGCGCCCTCGCCATCGAGGCCCTGAGCCGGGGAGCTGCCCACGCCTGGCTGGTCGATGCCGGTCGCGACGCCGGCCAGGTCATCCCCATCAACCTCAGCGCCTGCAACGTGGAAAATCGGGGTACCCTGGTCCGCGCCGAGGCTGCTCGCGCCCTGAATCTTCTCGAAAAAGACAAGCCCTTCGACCTGATCTTTCTCGACCCCCCCTACGGCCGCGATCTGCTGCCGAATCTGCTGCGCACCCTCGCCACCGGTCGTTTTCTCGCCCGAAACGGCGTACTTTGCGCCGAAACGGGCAAAAACGAAATTCTTCCCGATACTTTCGAGCCTCTGGTGCGGGTCGATGAGCGCGCCTACGGCATCACCCGCATCCACCTTTACCGCTATCCGGAATCTGAGGAATAACCGCATGCGCGAACATATCGCCGTCTATCCCGGCTCCTTCGACCCCATCACCAACGGTCATATCGACATCATTCATCGCGGCCTGGAAGTCTTCGACACGCTGATCGTCGCGGTCGCCCGCAATTCGGAAAAGAATGCCCTCTTCACCATCGACGAACGGGTGGAGATGATCCGCGAAGCCCTCGGCGACAACCCCCGACTGAAAGTTGACTCCTTTCAGGGCCTGCTCATCGATTACGTCGCCCGTAAAGGGGCGCGGGTCATCCTGCGCGGCCTGCGGGCGGTCTCCGACTTTGAATACGAATTCCAGATCGCCCAGATGAACCATTCGGTCAACGACCAGATTGACACCCTCTTCATGATGACCTCGGTTCCCTACGGTTACCTGAGTTCCTCCATCGTCAAGGAAATGGCCAACCACAATGGTCCCATCGACCCCTTCGTCCCCCCGGCGGTCAAGCTGGCGCTCGACCGCAAGCACGGACGCTAGGCGAAAAAGGAGAACGGCATGATCACCAAAGATATGATTATTGAAGAGGTGATGCGGCAGCACCCGGAAACAATCGCTGTTTTTAAAAGCTTCGGGCTCGACTGCAACGAATGTCAGATTGCCGCTTTCGAGGAGGTGGGACATGGGGCGGGAGTGCATGCGGTCGATGTCGAGGCCCTGCTGACCGAACTGAACCGGGCCATCGGCGCCGCCTGAATCAGTATCGTTTCACCACAGAACACCGAGATCACAGAGAAAAAACGGAGAGTAAAGACCTAAGCCGGCAGGGTGGATGTCTCTGCACTCTTCTTCAATAGTCTTCCATCGTTTCCAACTGGTCGACCAGGCGTTCCAGGGCCGCGACCACCAGTCCTTCGAGCCGTGCCCCCTTCTCCGCGCTCGCCTTGCCCGGGTCGCCCCAGACTCCGCCGGGCCAGCAGCGGCGTTTGTTCCGCACCAGAATTCCGGCGGGGAAATCGGGAAACTCCCGCGCCGCCGTCCCCTTGACCAACTGCGGATGGCTGTGCAGAATCCGCGACGTTTCGATCTCCCCCGCGTGCGAATCCCCTTCCGTCTCGATCAACCCCCTCCCCTCCTTTGCCGCCAGCATGTACTCGGTCAGAACCGCGATCCGGCAGTCGGCGAAACGGACCAGCAACTCCTCGCCGACATCGATCAGCGCCGACAGATGGGTGCCGCCGGCATGGCCGGTGAGCAGCACGAAGGTACGCAAACCCTGCCCGTAGAGGGAAGAGACGATATCGAAAGCCAGGGCTTTGAGGGTTTCGGTGCGAATAGAAATGGTACCGGGATGGCAGGAAGTCGACCGGCAGACGCCGTAAGGAATCGGCGGAGCGATGAAGATCGGCCGCCGCGCCGCCAGCTTGCGCCCGACCTCGGTCGCGTGCAGGGTATCGGTCGACAAAGGCAGATGGGGACCGTGCTCCTCGGTGGCGCCGAAGGGAATGAGGACGGTGCGGGTCTTTTCCAGCCCGGCGACGAACTCGGGCATGGTCAGCTCTTCTATAATCATTCTTTTTCCTCCCCTACAAAACCCCGAGCAGGCGATGGGTCTGGGGGATGACCCGCACCGGCGGATGAATCCGCGCCGCCGTCTCCTGCAAAACGAGCAGCTCGCGGCCGGAAACGGCCACCTTCCCGTCGACCGTCAACGCCTGTAAAATCAACGGCCACTCCGGGGCCGTCT
This genomic stretch from Desulfuromonas acetexigens harbors:
- a CDS encoding alpha/beta fold hydrolase, which encodes MQATIHGISLAYDDFGAGPAVVLVHGFPLDRRMWQPQTAELVRSGYRVIVPDLRGFGESQVPAKGWTLGHLAADLVALLGYLGIGRAAFCGFGMGGSILLQLLEKHPDKVAGACFVSSRVRTDDILEKVRRSELVDKLAAGNREEVLAVLSSELLGEGGGTRRPELAATLREWLELVDTRSLIWGLQAIRDRKDHSLGIREFFQPTLVISGDRDTLVNPEHGEQLAKGVPLGIGLEFAETGHLVNLEQPEQFNACLLDFLGDIRQKRRKRVELKDVA
- a CDS encoding acetate uptake transporter — encoded protein: MLNTSHLSRTDLISVTESNITSSGLFGFGLCAILVNLFSAGLFPVAPVILAMGVGYGGLSQIVVGLMEWQKQNVFGAITFVSFGLFWLSLVGLLVLPEAGLGTLPQGVVLSAYLLFWGAFSGLLLASAVKVSRLVRGMFFLLLGYFGLYFLGEVTATPALSRLANLSGLASGFAALAAGAELIIRQIIERSTSR
- the yhbY gene encoding ribosome assembly RNA-binding protein YhbY → MTKLTGKQGRFLKGLGHHLNPVVMVGKEEVTPALLTSLDEALTVHELIKVRVQEGCVMDRKEVAALLAKESGAAVVQVLGRTILLYRPAEERKIELP
- a CDS encoding putative bifunctional diguanylate cyclase/phosphodiesterase, which gives rise to MKFTLSRLRPYGSPGLIRRIVAVYVGLGILWILSSNYLPRFFYEDSTQQARLEIVFDILLVILSSFALAWFVGRFFRALNAQQDEFYRMIRDVGSARGSDFFATLVRSLSEIAGADYAFVARFSDESERRVRTVAAFGHGQLLENFEFELEGTPCGIAVKQGRELVVDQLRQFFPMDHLAEQLDVDSYVGIALTDCSGKVHGVMAVTGKGPLQKQRLAEAMLELFAVRAAAALEGMLSREAVDYLSLYDSLTGLPNRRMFAEQLAPILVQARKHSEIRAVLFLDLDRFKNINDSLGHAIGDLLLKAVATRLTRSLRHGDLIARLGGDEFMILLQGLTNKQDAAKIAVKVLDSLRPPFKIQGHDLHVASSIGIAISPEDGDDVDTLLKNADTAMNRAKEMGRNNYQFFAVEMSDVSITRLGLENDLRKALERQELVLYYQPQYFMDSERINGVEALLRWNHPKRGMIPPGDFIPMAEETGLIVPIGSWVLRTACEQCMAWQHAGLAPIRVAVNLSARQFHQQDLPDVVAGILQETGIDPECLELEITESILMQNMETTVDQLVRLMSLGVKISIDDFGTGYSSLNYLKRFPLHALKIDRSFVKDIGEDSDDTSIVSAVIALAHTLSLEVVAEGVETEAQRQFLRDQNCDRYQGFLMSRPVPAERIREMLVERSAADCEVAANV
- a CDS encoding deoxyguanosinetriphosphate triphosphohydrolase, with protein sequence MPFFEYSEEPAMERPDLAPYAARASQSRGRRHSEPFKDDRPPFERDRDRIIHCAAFRRLEYKTQVFVNHEGDYYRTRLTHSLEVAQIGRGIARQLRLNEDLVEALSLAHDLGHTPFGHTGEQVLNRLMADFGGFEHNQQSLRVVEILEERYPGFTGLNLCWETREGIIKHSTDYDQAADASVAEYDPKLRPTLEAQIIDLADEIAYNNHDIDDGLKAGYIGLEDLDTLSLWRDTWRRVEGKFPGLDRQRHIHQTISHLIGVLIDDLVRTTEDGLRHAGITTQEEVRRQPRRLVRLSDEIRLKNNELKIFLRNKLYRHYKVERMRVKAERILESLFENYRRHPTLLPYEIQDKFPQHGMERSICDYVAGMTDRFAMDEYIRFHEPYERA
- the rsmD gene encoding 16S rRNA (guanine(966)-N(2))-methyltransferase RsmD, producing MRIISGTAKGKRLTTFAGEAIRPTPDKVRGAIFSMLYSRLGPLEGMKVLDLFAGTGALAIEALSRGAAHAWLVDAGRDAGQVIPINLSACNVENRGTLVRAEAARALNLLEKDKPFDLIFLDPPYGRDLLPNLLRTLATGRFLARNGVLCAETGKNEILPDTFEPLVRVDERAYGITRIHLYRYPESEE
- the coaD gene encoding pantetheine-phosphate adenylyltransferase, with amino-acid sequence MREHIAVYPGSFDPITNGHIDIIHRGLEVFDTLIVAVARNSEKNALFTIDERVEMIREALGDNPRLKVDSFQGLLIDYVARKGARVILRGLRAVSDFEYEFQIAQMNHSVNDQIDTLFMMTSVPYGYLSSSIVKEMANHNGPIDPFVPPAVKLALDRKHGR
- a CDS encoding DUF1858 domain-containing protein, giving the protein MITKDMIIEEVMRQHPETIAVFKSFGLDCNECQIAAFEEVGHGAGVHAVDVEALLTELNRAIGAA
- a CDS encoding creatininase family protein → MIIEELTMPEFVAGLEKTRTVLIPFGATEEHGPHLPLSTDTLHATEVGRKLAARRPIFIAPPIPYGVCRSTSCHPGTISIRTETLKALAFDIVSSLYGQGLRTFVLLTGHAGGTHLSALIDVGEELLVRFADCRIAVLTEYMLAAKEGRGLIETEGDSHAGEIETSRILHSHPQLVKGTAAREFPDFPAGILVRNKRRCWPGGVWGDPGKASAEKGARLEGLVVAALERLVDQLETMEDY